The proteins below come from a single Panulirus ornatus isolate Po-2019 chromosome 50, ASM3632096v1, whole genome shotgun sequence genomic window:
- the RpL22 gene encoding large ribosomal subunit protein eL22 isoform X3 codes for MAKPPAKRPVAKATSSKKPQVQAKKVHATKGGKAGKVGKAGKGRRGKKLQLKFHIDCRQPVEDGIMNAADFETFLQQRIKVNGKTKNFTNQVSLERNKHKITLNADIAFSKRYLKYLTKKYLKKNNLRDWLRVVAPPTAKDTYELRYFQINNEEDDDDDGDD; via the exons ATG GCTAAGCCTCCAGCAAAACGGCCTGTGGCTAAGGCTACAAGTTCAAAGAAGCCACAGGTCCAAGCAAAGAAAGTACATGCAACAAAGGGGGGTAAGGCTGGCAAGGTTGGCAAGGCTGGCAAGGGACGCCGTGGCAAGAAGTTACAGCTCAAGTTCCACATTGACTGTAGACAGCCTGTTGAAGATGGCATCATGAATGCTGCTGACTTT GAAACGTTCCTGCAGCAGCGCATCAAGGTCAACGGCAAGACTAAAAACTTTACCAACCAGGTTTCCTTGGAGCGAAACAAGCATAAGATTACTCTAAATGCCGACATTGCTTTCTCCAAAAG ATACCTGAAGTACCTTACTAAAAAGTACCTGAAGAAGAATAACCTCCGCGATTGGCTTAGAGTGGTGGCCCCACCCACTGCCAAGGACACTTATGAGCTTCGGTACTTCCAGATCAacaatgaggaagatgatgatgatgatggtgatgattga
- the RpL22 gene encoding large ribosomal subunit protein eL22 isoform X2 has protein sequence MTVAKPPAKRPVAKATSSKKPQVQAKKVHATKGGKAGKVGKAGKGRRGKKLQLKFHIDCRQPVEDGIMNAADFETFLQQRIKVNGKTKNFTNQVSLERNKHKITLNADIAFSKRYLKYLTKKYLKKNNLRDWLRVVAPPTAKDTYELRYFQINNEEDDDDDGDD, from the exons ATGACGGTG GCTAAGCCTCCAGCAAAACGGCCTGTGGCTAAGGCTACAAGTTCAAAGAAGCCACAGGTCCAAGCAAAGAAAGTACATGCAACAAAGGGGGGTAAGGCTGGCAAGGTTGGCAAGGCTGGCAAGGGACGCCGTGGCAAGAAGTTACAGCTCAAGTTCCACATTGACTGTAGACAGCCTGTTGAAGATGGCATCATGAATGCTGCTGACTTT GAAACGTTCCTGCAGCAGCGCATCAAGGTCAACGGCAAGACTAAAAACTTTACCAACCAGGTTTCCTTGGAGCGAAACAAGCATAAGATTACTCTAAATGCCGACATTGCTTTCTCCAAAAG ATACCTGAAGTACCTTACTAAAAAGTACCTGAAGAAGAATAACCTCCGCGATTGGCTTAGAGTGGTGGCCCCACCCACTGCCAAGGACACTTATGAGCTTCGGTACTTCCAGATCAacaatgaggaagatgatgatgatgatggtgatgattga